Proteins encoded in a region of the Ptychodera flava strain L36383 chromosome 4, AS_Pfla_20210202, whole genome shotgun sequence genome:
- the LOC139130423 gene encoding polycystin family receptor for egg jelly-like: MDIDLRLSDAKVYDKWYLERIEIVDLQKKERFNFTCYDWIMRVDDQDKKNIKLTVSEEGQFLRFVHLLSSHIRIQVYDEYMWGSLLTRQMPSNFTRVQRLSCCAAMLCLAMIVNAMFYETEDRVQSTKTVEIGSQSLSFGTVYIALISSLVTLPVSITMVTLFKKSRRDFKISPTTNNEFADRESPESANVPRSMASRCYRIIAWVLVFTSSVVSTFFVILYSLEWGPEKSKRWLIAELTSLISSAALVEPFKAILFAVIFATFLKLRKKPFVLEADDVYRQGKIMTNASTGHE, encoded by the exons ATGGACATAGATCTCCGATTATCGGATGCGAAAGTGTATGATAAGTGGTATTTAGAGAGGATTGAGATAGTTGATTTGCAGAAAAAAGAACG GTTCAATTTCACTTGCTACGATTGGATTATGCGGGTTGACGATCAAGACAAGAAGAATATCAAGTTGACGGTTTCTGAAGAAGGCCAATTCCTGAGATTCGTTCATCTTTTATCAAGTCACATTCGCATTCAAGTTTACGATGAGTACATGTGGGGTTCACTTTTGACCCGACAAATGCCGAGTAACTTCACCAGAGTTCAACGTCTGTCTTGTTGCGCCGCCATGTTATGTCTTGCTATGATCGTCAACGCGATGTTTTATGAAACAGAAGATAGAGTGCAGTCGACGAAAACAGTTGAGATTGGGTCACAAAGTTTGTCATTCGGTACAGTCTATATTGCCCTGATCAGTAGTCTAGTTACGCTACCCGTCTCCATCACCATGGTAACGCTTTTCAAGAAATCAAGACGCGACTTTAAGATTTCCCCAACTACCAACAATGAATTTGCTGATCGAGAAAGCCCGGAGTCTGCAAATGTTCCTCGAAGTATGGCATCTCGATGCTACAGAATAATCGCATGGGTTCTGGTGTTCACGTCATCAGTTGTCTCAACCTTCTTCGTAATTCTGTACAGTCTTGAATGGGGTCCGGAGAAATCCAAGCGGTGGTTAATAGCGGAGTTAACATCGTTGATTTCTTCAGCGGCTCTTGTTGAACCGTTCAAG GCGATATTATTTGCTGTGATATTTGCCACATTTCTAAAGCTGCGAAAGAAACCCTTCGTACTTGAAGCAGATGATGTGTACAGACAAGGAAAGATAATGACTAACGCCAGCACAGGCCATGAATGA